GCTCATGATGGAATTCCACAGGGAAAACCGCATGCCGCCTCACATAAAGGACGTGGGAATCATATACGACACGTCCGTGCACGACATCGACACTGCCATGTACCTGTTTGGCTCAAGGCCGAAAGTGGTGTTTGCCCGCTCGGGAAGAAAGTTCAACCCCTACGAGGACTTTGCCACAATAATGCTAGGGTTTGACGACCAGAAGGTGGCCATAATAGCATCAAACTGGATCACCCCAAAGAAAACAAGGACGTTTAGCGCGGTCTGCACGGACGGCATCATAGCCGGCGACTTTTTGACCCAGGAGGTCCGGATCGACGGGGGAGAATCCACCATAATACCCCGCAGGCAGTTCCAGGAGCCGCTTTTGGCTGAGCTGAGGAGTTTTGTGGACTTTATCGACGGAAGGGCAGAAGCGCCTGCAGTCTCTGCACAGGACGCGACCAGCGTCACAAGGGTCGCAGAGGCGGCCATCAGATCATGCAGCACGGGCCAGCCTGTAAGCCTCGACCTGTAAATTCATTCATCCATCCATGCATGCATACGCAAGATTTTTTTTACTGTCATGCGCGGCAGCGACACAAGAGAAACCACACGCCATCGATTGTTTTCAAAGGATTCCCCGGGATTTCATCACAAATGGCGATATCTTGTCCTTCATCACCGAAACAACATCTGATCCGGACTCTAGTAGCAGCAGGACAAAGAATTTTTGGTTCCCGGCAGCAACGGGCAGTGTGACCCGGGCAACGCCGTCGTGGTACGTCACCGTGTACTGTATGCTGCCCAGCCGGTTCTCAAAGTGAGCCAAAAGTATTGTGACAATGGTCATCTGTATTGCGTATTGCTTGGCCTCTTTTTCGTCAACAAAAGGCGTTTCACGGTAGGTCATGGCAACAATGTCGCCAAGGTGGTCTACTAGAGCGGAGAATATCACAGACGCATCCAGCGCGAGCATCCTTTCACAAAATTCAAGAAACCTGTCTTGGGGAACCATCTGATGATACCTGATCTTTCTAATTTGGCCGCTGCTGCAGCAAGGCGCGTGCAGAATGCGTGAGGAGGTTTTTTGTCACTCCAAGACAGGGCATAAGCATTTGTCGAACGTGGAGCAATGATCTTGGCGGTTAATAAATCAAGTGATGGTATAATGCATGGTGCAGCATTAATTAATTAAGGCATCAGCACCACTGCGAAATGTGAGGTTTACGCTTGCCGACCCCCATGCAAGGCCGCTATCCAGAAAAGAGGTCGCGCAACTTTTTGCAAGGCCAAACCTGCTGAGGATAGCATTTCTTGACGAAAAGGGAGAGGCCATGGTCCACCCCGTCTGGTACTACTACAGCAAAGGAAGGTTCTATTTTGCCACCGACAGGGACGGCAGAAAGGCAGATGTCCTTCGCAAGAACCCCGGCGTCTATTTCCTAGTCGACGAAAACCCGGCAGGCGGGCCGCCGCAGGGCGTCCGGGGCAGGGGCATCGCAAGGGTGGTTGACGACCCGAAATACGCGACCAGAGTCACAAGGCGCAACGTGATGAGGTACCTTGGCACGACAGAGAGCAAGAGCGCCAAGGGAATAATTGCGATGGGCTCAGAGTCGTGCGTAGTAGAGGTAACGCCAAGGACGATGGCGACGTGGAAGTTCTAGCCCACTGCCTTTTTCAGCTCGTCATAGGCATGCCTCACTTCGTCTATGGCGGCCCCGTCCTCAAGCGTGGTGATGTCGCCTATCTTGTCGCCACTTGCAATCGCCTTTAGCAGCCGGCGCATTATCTTGCCCGAGCGTGTCTTTGGAAGCTTGCCGACAAAATACACTTCGTCAGGGGTCGCTATCGGCCCCACGGTCTTGCGTATGTGCTCCACTATATCCTTGCGCAGCGCGTCAGACGCTGCCACACCTTCCTTTGCGACAAGGAACGCGATTATCGACTCGCCCTTTGTCGAGTCCGGCCTGCTTGCCACCGCTGCCTCTGCTATGGCCTTGTGCGCTACAAACGCGCTTTCAAGCTCCATCGTGCCGAGCCTGTGGCCGGCCACCTTTAGCACGTCGTCGGCCCTGCCAAGGAGCCACAGGTAGCCATCCTTGTCCACAAGCGCATAGTCTCCAGGGTAATAGACGCCTTCAAACTTGCTCCAGTAGGTTTTCCTGTATTTCTCGTCGTCGCCCCAGAGCGAAAGGAGCATCCCCGGCCAGGGCTTTCTTACCACAAGATAGCCCTTTGTCCCCGGCGGCACGGGACTGCCGCTGTCGTCGACTACCACCGCGTCGACTCCAGGCACGGGAAACGTTGCCGAGCCGGGCTTCATGGGCACAAAATCGACACCGGTGCACGCAGAGAGCATGATGCCCCCAGTTTCAGTCTGCCACCACGTGTCGATTATCGGGCAGCGCTCCTTGCCTATTGTAGTAAAGTACCACTGCCACACCTCCGGGTTTATCGGCTCGCCCACCGTGCCAAGCAGGCGCAGAAACGAAAGGTCAAACGAGTTTGGTATCGCGTCGCCGTACTTCATGTACATGCGGAGCGCAGTCGGCGTCGTGTACAGTATCGTTGCGCCGTGCTTTTCCGCAACAGCCCAGTACCTGTCCGGCCTCGGGTAGTCTGGCGCGCCATCGTACATGATCTCTGTGATTCCGTGCATCAGGGGCGCGTACACGATGTAGCTGTGGCCTGTTACCCAGCCGATGTCGGCGGTGCAAAAGAATATGTCGCTTTTGTTGAAATCAAAAACCCACTTGGCAGTGGCGTACAGGTGCACAAGGTAGCCAGCCGTTCCGTGCATCACGCCCTTTGGCTTGCCTGTCGTCCCAGAGGTATACAGTATGTAGAGCGGGTGCGTGCTCTCTACCATTTCCGGCGGACAGAACATTGGCGCCTTTTCAATCGCTTCGTGCCACCACACGTCCTTTGGGCCCATCCTCACGTCATTGCCTGCGCGCCGAAACACCACTACATGCTGGACGGAGGGAGTCTGTGCAAGCGACTCGTCCACCACCCTTTTCAGGTCGACAAGTTTTCCCTTGCGAAAGCCGCCGTCTGCAGTCACTATTACCTTTGACTGCGCGTCGTTCACCCTGTCGACAAGCGCCTGCGAGCTAAAGCCCGAGAAAACCACAGAGTGAGTTGCTCCGATCCTTGCGCACGCAAGCATCGCCACAGGGAGCTCAGGCACCATTGGCATGTATATCGTGACCCTGTCGCCTTTTTGCACGCCGAGGCCCTTGAGGACGTTTGCAAACCTGTTGACGTAGCGGTACAGCTGGAAATATGTGAGCGTCCGGGACTCGCCGCTTTCGCTCTCCCAGATGATTGCGGCCTTGTTCTTGGTCTCTGTTGTGACATGCCGGTCAAGGCAGTTGACAGAGGCGTTTAGCAGGCCGCCGGAAAACCAGCGCGCAAAGGGCGGGTTCCAGTCAAGCACGCGGTCCCACTGCCGGTGCCAGTCAAGGCCCCGGGCCTGCTCTGCCCAGAACTTTTCGGGATCTGAAAGTGCTTCTTTTGACATATCCTCCAGCGCCATGCCGGGCCGGACGGTCACCTTGACTTCGCTTGACTCCTCGTACAGCTTTGAAGGCGGGCCTGACAAATATATATACATCAACCAGAGGCCGAATTTGTTTTAAAAATTGATCGCTTGTATGGCAGCCGGAGCGGCAAGGCGCGGCGCGAGCCCCCTCTTCTCCTTTCTCCTCCCACGCACGGCATTAGACGATGATGATGAGGATATTATCATCAGCTCGCGCTGGCCCGTCCGGCGCGACGCGTTGCAGTTTATCAGGCGCTCCACCCTTGCAGTTCTTATCGCAAAGTTGCAGTACAGGTCGCGTATCCTGCGCGTGTCTGAATTAGAGAGGATCACGGTGCACCCAAGGTCGTGCAGGCGCACAAATTCGCTGGCAAGCTCCACGTGGTCTTCCCAGCCAAAACTTTCACGCGTGTAATCTACAAAATTTGCAGTCTTGGTCACCGGCAGGTAGGGAGGATCAAAGTACACGACATCGCCTCTTGCACACAGCCTTGTAGATTGGGTGTAGCTTGCGTGCGCTATGCTCACGCCGTCGCGCGCAAGCACGGCAGCGGCAGAGAAAAGCGCCTCTCGGTTGCATATCGTCGGGCGCTCGTACGTGCCGTGCGGGACGTTGAACCTGCCGGCCCGATTAACGCGAAAGAGGCCGTTGTAGCACGTCCGGTTCAGGAAGATCATCCTTGCCGCCTGCTCGACCCTGCTTCTTGCAGGCTCCAGGTCGCGTACAGAGTAATAGTATTTTTCCCGCCCTGCATAGTAATTTCGCTGGTGCTCTTCCAGTACTTGTACCAGTTCGCCAGTCCTGTCTCGAACCTGCAGGTACACGTTAATCAATTCATGGTTGGAATCTGAAAGCACCGCTTCAAAGCGCGGCCTTGACTGCGCAAGGTGGAAGAACAGCGCTCCGCTCCCAAGAAAGGGCTCAAAGTAGCGGTCAAGCCTTTCAGGGCAGAACCGGGCAAGCATGTGCACGAGACGGCGCTTGCCGCCAGCCCATTTCAGGAAAGGCCCCGCGTTTTCCAAGACATGCGGAGATGCCTTTTCAAGGTTAAAAAAAGCCGTGGTGCAAACAGTACGATCCCGGGCGATCTAAACCCTGACTTGCAGACCTGCCTGTGGCAACCCGTTCCAAAATATACTGATGAATGCTTTTATACATACAATATAGACAATCCTAGAGACTTTTAGGATTTGCCAGACAGGGGCGACAACAGTGTCCAGATAAGCGGAGACAGGCTCAAGGCCCTCCTTGAAAAGGCACTTGCCGTGTTTGGCGACCCGGGCAAAGAGTACATAATGGAAGACCTTGTACGCCACGGCATCAAGTTTGACAGCAGGTCGCATTACACGCTTGCGCAGGTACAGGACGCCCTTTCAATCCTTGGCGAGGACGGCGCGGCGCTCGTCATAGGCAGGGTGCGCAGGGAACTAGAGCGCGCCTAGAGCCGGATAACGTTCTTTGAAGCAAGCCGGATGTCCTCCGGTTTTATCGTCTTTCTGCCCGCGTGCATGGAGAGTTCTGCCGCCTGCTTGGCTATCCTCTCGGCCACCTCCTCCAGAACCTTCCGAAGCTCGTCTGCCGCGTCGTCGCTCACGCGCTCGGCGCCGGACTTTTTCATTATGCGGTACATGGCCGCGAGGCCAAACTCTGGACCTGAAGACACAGGTCAGGGATGGCGGCCGCCTGTTAAAAGTTTTAATTCCTTTTCACAGGCATGCAGCCGCATGTTGCTGCTGTACGACGCGCATGTGCACCTGACAGACGGCGAGTACTCTGGCTACATCAGCCACGTGATTTCGTCGCTTTACGCGATGAAGATCGTCGCGTGCTCTGTCGCAGTCGACCTAGAGACCACGAAGAAGAGCTTTCGGCTGTTCAACGATCACAAAAAAGTCGTAAGGCAGTTTGTCGGCATCCACCCCGAGTTTGCCGCAAGGGAAGACCTCGACAAGTTCGTGCAGGTGGCAAGGGAGAACATGGCGTCAGTTGACGGCATCGGCGAGATAGGACTGGACGGCACGTACGAGGCTGAAAGGGGCGTCCCGTACGGGCGCCAAAAACAGGTGTTCTGCGCCATGCTTGCGCTTGCAGAATCCACAGGCAAGCCGGTGTCGATACACTCGCGGCGCTCCCTTGACGACATACTGGCCATCCTGCCGTCTTACCGGCTACAGGGCGCGCTCTTGCACTGGTTTGCAGGAAGCAAGAAGCAGCTTGCCAAGTCGATGGAGATGGGCCTGTACGTGTCGTACGGCCCGGCGCTTGTCTACTCTGAAGACAAGAAGGTGCTGCTAAAACACACGCAAAGAGATCGCTTTCTTGTAGAAACAGACGGGCCGGTCAGGTATTCGAGGTGCTTTGAGGGCAAGCCGGCGCTTCCCACGTCGTTTCTCCCAAGCGTCGTCGCCTCTGCGGCCGCAGTCCTCGGCGTCACGTACGGCGAGGCCGCAGAGATGACAGCCAGGAACACGGAAGCGTTCCTCGGGTCACAACAATTATAAATTATGTCGCACTCGCCTCCTCTATCCAATGAACCGAATAAAGCGCATTTCCGCCGAGCTCCTGCAGAAGCACCCTGACAAGTTTGGGCTCGAATTTGACGCTAACAAGAAGGCCCTCAACGAGGTGGCCATCGTCAAGTCCAAGGTCCTGAGGAACGAGCTTGCAGGCTATATAACTTCCCACCTCCGCAAAAAGGCGGCGCAGGAAAAGGCGTCCTCCGCGATGGCTGAAGGAGAGGAAGCGGAAGAAGAAGAGACTGAAGAAGAATCGACCGAGTAATAACAATAATGATAAGAATCAGGCTGCTGGGCGGCGCAAAAAAAGCCGTCGGCAGGCCTTCTCTCGACCTCGACAGAAAGCAGGCGTCTGTTTCCGAGGTTTTGACGTTTTTGCAAGGCATCTCGCAGGAGCCAAGGCTTTTGCAGCCAGGCAACCTCATAATAGCGGTAAACGGCGTCGACTCGCAGGCACTGTCCGGCCCTGACACCATTGTCAGGGATGGCGATACGGTGACAATAGTCACCGTGGTGCACGGCGGGAGCAGCAAAAAGAAGTGGAACGTCCTTGTAGCAGGCGTGCGCGTGATAGACAGCAGCAACAGGGACGCAGGCAAGCTGCTTGACAGGCTGCGGGCGGAAAACCCGGGCGTGATGGTGCAGGCGGCCGATGCGGCCGCAGTCTATGGGCGGGACCACGCGCTTGGCGCCCTCGACATCGCCCTTGAAGCGATGGCAAGAAACGTCATGATTGCAAACAGGCCGGAAACAGAGGCGCTGCTGCGCCTTGCATGCACCGACCAGATTGCAGAGGCAATGAAAAGGGCGCGCCTCAGGGAAGGCGCGGCAGGATGCTTTATCGCCTTTTCAACTGACGCGCAGGCACTGAAAAAATTTGGCGAGCAGATCTCGCAGGAATTTGCACTTGACGACTCGGTCATTTCCCAGAGCGACGAAAAAAAGAAGACGCTTGCAAAAACAATCGGCATCGCCTCTCCAGAAGCCGATGACGACAACAGCGAATTCCTTGACTTGCTGCTAGAGCGCGCGGCGATACTGGTAAAGAAGAGCTAGCTGGCTAGTCAGTCTGCCGACTCGCGCTTTGCGACAACAGAGCTAAAGAACTTGTCCGGCGTTACCACAGAGACGCCGGCGTGCCTGCCCACGATTTCAACGAGCACTATCCAGGAAGGGTTTTCAAGGTCTACCTTGCGCTTGACCTCCTGCGCGACATAGTCGATTATTTCGCGCGAGTGCAGGTCGCTGTGGCGCTTTTCAACCATTATCTTGAACGACGCGTCTTCAGGTATCCTTGCCGCCATCGACCCCACCGCGCCAGAAATGTCCTCAAGCTCGGCAGGCACGACCTTCTCTATCGGGAGAACCCGCATCACGTAGCGGATTTCCCACGGCTCTGAGGCCACAAGCCCCTTTAGTTTTTCAACAACTGTCACCGGATGAATCGACGTCTTGGCAAGTATGATTCCCGCGACCCGGGTTACCTCCGCCTCGGCGTCAGGGTCGCCAAAGGCGTCAAGCAGGTCGAGGATCTCGCCAAAAGCGTCTTCCTCGCGGAACCTCGGACTGGAGACTAGCAGGTTGAAGTCGTTCATCATGATGATTGTCCAAGCACCTCTTCAATTTCGCCTGCGCTTATTGCGCCCTGCCGGATGATTCTGGGCGCGCCGGCAGTCGCGATGTCAATTATCGTGGATTCCATTCCGATGAGCGCGCTCTTGTCAACGAGAAGGGCGTCATAGCCTTCCAGCGCCACTTCCTGCGCGCTCTTGGGCGCCGGCCTGCCGGAAGGGTTTGCGCTCGTCCCGACCAGGTACTTGCACATCGACAGCAGGTCCAGCGCGCACTTGTTTGCAGGAACGCGGACTGCAAGGCTGCGCCCGCCGGCCAGGACCCTGTCAGAGATCTTGTGGTCTGCAAGCGGCGCGACGATCGTAAGCGCCCCCGGCCAGAACTTGTCTGCAAGCGCCCTGCCGGCACTGCCCAGCTTTACTATTTTCTCCGCGTCCTCGGTGCTTGCCGCAAGCACGGGAAGGGGCTTGTCCTCCTGCCGCCCCTTTATCTCGAAAATCCGCGCAACGGAAGAGTCGCTGTACGGGTCGCAACCTATCCCGTAGACGGTGTCCGTCGGGAAAACAACCACCCCGCCTTCCTTGACTATTGACGCGCACCGGACCACTCCTTCCGGGCAGTCGAGGATCTCTGTCACGCCACTATTGCAGCCTCACGATTGCTGCCACGTCTTTTGCGGCCGCCTTTTTCAGCTCGTCGCGCACAGCTTTTGCGACGTGCTCTGGTGCGGTAAGGCTTGAAAAGTCCATGAGTTTTACCCCGTCCAGTATGTGCACCTGCGGCGCAAGGCCCCTGCCGCTGTCCCGGTGCTCGTGCAAGATTTCATCGACCCTGTCTGCCACGTCGTCAGGCGCGCCGTTGAATATCGCGGCATTGTCGACAGAGAGCCTGACGCGGCCGTACTTGTCAAGGACGAGCACCGGCTGCTTTTTTGATTTCAGGAACAGCTTTTTCTTGCTCATCTCGCAGGCAAATATGTGGTAGTTCTGCATGTCAAATATTCGCTGGACGCCCTCGCTGACGCCAAACAGCTCGCAGGCAAGAACGTGCGCCTCGCTGTCTCCTATCTCCGGCGCGTTTGCGGTGCCGATGTCAAGCGACACGTTGCCCATCGCAGTCACGCGGAGGAGAGAGCGCTCGCTTATGAACTCTGACTGTATCGTTATCGACTCTGGCAGCGCGCCCCTTTCAAGGGCTGTTTTTTTCACCTGATCGGCAAGTTCGGTGATGTCCTCCGGCCTCGGGTCGTTCACAGTCTTTTCGACTTCTTCGTGGATCATGGCCGCCGCCACGCCTATTGATGAAATGACCTCCGCGTGCTCGGCTATCTTGTGCGACAGCTGCATCTTGCGTGCGACGTACGGAACCAGCACCGACGCGCCGCCTCCTCCCCCTACAAAGACGACCCTCTCGCGTTTTAGCTTGTATTCCTTTACCATCGGCTCGACTATCTCCAGCACCTTCTTTGCAGAAATGTCAAGTATCATGCCTGCCGCCTGCTCCATTGTCGTGCCAAGCCGGGACGCAAGGATGGACAGCGCTATTCTTGCTGACTCGGTATTTGCGCGGGCATAGTCGCCTTCGGGCACAAGGCCGAGCGCGTTTGCCGCGCACGTGTTTGTTATCGCAAAGCGCCTGCCTCCGGCCTCTATTGCGACATAGTCTATTGGGTCGCCTTCTTTTGGGGAAAACGTGATTATCTGCCCGCCTTCAAGCTCGTCTGGCTGCGCAAAGCAAGAGTACGGCAGGCCGGCGATGTGCGCCGAGCGCGGCCCCACGTCTGTTATCTTGCGGCCGGACCAGCGCACGAGCGAGCCTCCGGCGACGCCGGCGACCCGGACGTCAAGGGATCGTATGCATGTGGGATGCTGCGTTATCGTGACGTACCGGATCTCTGGCCGGCCGTCCTTTATCACGCAGACGTTGGTGGACGTTCCGCCCACCTCTACAAAAACGCCGTCGATTACCCGCAAATGCAAAAGCGCCCCGGCGACGCTTGCCGCCGGCCCGGACAACACGGTGATTATGGGCTTGCTCTGAAATGTGCGCATGCTAGTCACGCCCCCGTCGCCCTTCATGATGAGCACCGGCGCGGTGATGCCCTCGTTGCGGACGGCAGACTCGACGAACTTTGCGGTGCCGGTCGCCTTTGGCAGTATGCCGGCGTTGATAGCCGCGGTAAGCGTCCTTATCTCAAGGCCGTAGATGCCGGTCAGCTCGTGGCCGGCAGTCGCCGGCACGTCTGAATTTTGCATGACAAACAGCTCGTTTGACGGGTCGTCGACCCCGTACGCCTCGCTCACCACTATGACCTGCGCGCCTTCCCCCTTTAGCTCGGCGATGGCCTGCCTGACCTGGCCGTCTTCTAGGTATTTTGACGTGTCGAGGAACCGGTAGCAGGTGTGCAGGTACTTGTTTGGCGCAAGCTCGACGTTGCGTACGTTGGTGCGCTTTATCACGTTTGATTTTTCAAGGCCGACTCCCATGCCGACGATTCCGACTTTGGCAGTGTCGCCTTCCAGCAGCGCGTTCACGGCCTGCGTCGTGCTGTGCGAGATTAACTCGATTTCCGAGTTTGTGATGGCGTGCCTCTGCATCAGCGTCTTTAGCGCCTGGACGATTCCCGTGGAGACGCCCTCGCTTGAAGAGTGCGTCGTAGGCACAGTCACCTTGCCGATGATGCTTCCCTTGGCCATGTCAATTGCAACGGCCTTGGTGAACGTGCCCCCTACGTCGATGCCAACCCTGATCCTTCTCGCTGCTGCCTGCATAAGATGTTAGGCAAACCTAACCCCGCCTGCTTGTAATTTAAACCCTGTGCGAAGGGGTTCTGTATAGTTCTCGTCGGGTAGGCTGTGACAATCTGGCTGTAACAAATCGTCGGATGGTGGCAATTTTACTTCATAATGAAAGC
The sequence above is drawn from the Nitrososphaera viennensis EN76 genome and encodes:
- a CDS encoding Gfo/Idh/MocA family protein, yielding MARVAVIGVGGWGRNHARVMHELGALAAVCDMDGSRAKEVGERYGARHYASLDEMLSLEKEKELDACLVCTPTKTHFQVARKVMESGLHAFVEKPLSFSANECEEMADMARRNKVALTSGYIERFNPAVRETKKIIADRRYGDLLMMEFHRENRMPPHIKDVGIIYDTSVHDIDTAMYLFGSRPKVVFARSGRKFNPYEDFATIMLGFDDQKVAIIASNWITPKKTRTFSAVCTDGIIAGDFLTQEVRIDGGESTIIPRRQFQEPLLAELRSFVDFIDGRAEAPAVSAQDATSVTRVAEAAIRSCSTGQPVSLDL
- a CDS encoding pyridoxamine 5'-phosphate oxidase family protein; the encoded protein is MRFTLADPHARPLSRKEVAQLFARPNLLRIAFLDEKGEAMVHPVWYYYSKGRFYFATDRDGRKADVLRKNPGVYFLVDENPAGGPPQGVRGRGIARVVDDPKYATRVTRRNVMRYLGTTESKSAKGIIAMGSESCVVEVTPRTMATWKF
- the acs gene encoding acetate--CoA ligase, producing MALEDMSKEALSDPEKFWAEQARGLDWHRQWDRVLDWNPPFARWFSGGLLNASVNCLDRHVTTETKNKAAIIWESESGESRTLTYFQLYRYVNRFANVLKGLGVQKGDRVTIYMPMVPELPVAMLACARIGATHSVVFSGFSSQALVDRVNDAQSKVIVTADGGFRKGKLVDLKRVVDESLAQTPSVQHVVVFRRAGNDVRMGPKDVWWHEAIEKAPMFCPPEMVESTHPLYILYTSGTTGKPKGVMHGTAGYLVHLYATAKWVFDFNKSDIFFCTADIGWVTGHSYIVYAPLMHGITEIMYDGAPDYPRPDRYWAVAEKHGATILYTTPTALRMYMKYGDAIPNSFDLSFLRLLGTVGEPINPEVWQWYFTTIGKERCPIIDTWWQTETGGIMLSACTGVDFVPMKPGSATFPVPGVDAVVVDDSGSPVPPGTKGYLVVRKPWPGMLLSLWGDDEKYRKTYWSKFEGVYYPGDYALVDKDGYLWLLGRADDVLKVAGHRLGTMELESAFVAHKAIAEAAVASRPDSTKGESIIAFLVAKEGVAASDALRKDIVEHIRKTVGPIATPDEVYFVGKLPKTRSGKIMRRLLKAIASGDKIGDITTLEDGAAIDEVRHAYDELKKAVG
- a CDS encoding DNA adenine methylase, whose product is MENAGPFLKWAGGKRRLVHMLARFCPERLDRYFEPFLGSGALFFHLAQSRPRFEAVLSDSNHELINVYLQVRDRTGELVQVLEEHQRNYYAGREKYYYSVRDLEPARSRVEQAARMIFLNRTCYNGLFRVNRAGRFNVPHGTYERPTICNREALFSAAAVLARDGVSIAHASYTQSTRLCARGDVVYFDPPYLPVTKTANFVDYTRESFGWEDHVELASEFVRLHDLGCTVILSNSDTRRIRDLYCNFAIRTARVERLINCNASRRTGQRELMIISSSSSSNAVRGRRKEKRGLAPRLAAPAAIQAINF
- a CDS encoding histone family protein, with amino-acid sequence MSSGPEFGLAAMYRIMKKSGAERVSDDAADELRKVLEEVAERIAKQAAELSMHAGRKTIKPEDIRLASKNVIRL
- a CDS encoding TatD family hydrolase, translated to MLLLYDAHVHLTDGEYSGYISHVISSLYAMKIVACSVAVDLETTKKSFRLFNDHKKVVRQFVGIHPEFAAREDLDKFVQVARENMASVDGIGEIGLDGTYEAERGVPYGRQKQVFCAMLALAESTGKPVSIHSRRSLDDILAILPSYRLQGALLHWFAGSKKQLAKSMEMGLYVSYGPALVYSEDKKVLLKHTQRDRFLVETDGPVRYSRCFEGKPALPTSFLPSVVASAAAVLGVTYGEAAEMTARNTEAFLGSQQL
- the cgi121 gene encoding KEOPS complex subunit Cgi121, translating into MIRIRLLGGAKKAVGRPSLDLDRKQASVSEVLTFLQGISQEPRLLQPGNLIIAVNGVDSQALSGPDTIVRDGDTVTIVTVVHGGSSKKKWNVLVAGVRVIDSSNRDAGKLLDRLRAENPGVMVQAADAAAVYGRDHALGALDIALEAMARNVMIANRPETEALLRLACTDQIAEAMKRARLREGAAGCFIAFSTDAQALKKFGEQISQEFALDDSVISQSDEKKKTLAKTIGIASPEADDDNSEFLDLLLERAAILVKKS
- a CDS encoding THUMP domain-containing protein; its protein translation is MMNDFNLLVSSPRFREEDAFGEILDLLDAFGDPDAEAEVTRVAGIILAKTSIHPVTVVEKLKGLVASEPWEIRYVMRVLPIEKVVPAELEDISGAVGSMAARIPEDASFKIMVEKRHSDLHSREIIDYVAQEVKRKVDLENPSWIVLVEIVGRHAGVSVVTPDKFFSSVVAKRESAD
- a CDS encoding L-threonylcarbamoyladenylate synthase; protein product: MTEILDCPEGVVRCASIVKEGGVVVFPTDTVYGIGCDPYSDSSVARIFEIKGRQEDKPLPVLAASTEDAEKIVKLGSAGRALADKFWPGALTIVAPLADHKISDRVLAGGRSLAVRVPANKCALDLLSMCKYLVGTSANPSGRPAPKSAQEVALEGYDALLVDKSALIGMESTIIDIATAGAPRIIRQGAISAGEIEEVLGQSS
- a CDS encoding hydantoinase/oxoprolinase family protein translates to MQAAARRIRVGIDVGGTFTKAVAIDMAKGSIIGKVTVPTTHSSSEGVSTGIVQALKTLMQRHAITNSEIELISHSTTQAVNALLEGDTAKVGIVGMGVGLEKSNVIKRTNVRNVELAPNKYLHTCYRFLDTSKYLEDGQVRQAIAELKGEGAQVIVVSEAYGVDDPSNELFVMQNSDVPATAGHELTGIYGLEIRTLTAAINAGILPKATGTAKFVESAVRNEGITAPVLIMKGDGGVTSMRTFQSKPIITVLSGPAASVAGALLHLRVIDGVFVEVGGTSTNVCVIKDGRPEIRYVTITQHPTCIRSLDVRVAGVAGGSLVRWSGRKITDVGPRSAHIAGLPYSCFAQPDELEGGQIITFSPKEGDPIDYVAIEAGGRRFAITNTCAANALGLVPEGDYARANTESARIALSILASRLGTTMEQAAGMILDISAKKVLEIVEPMVKEYKLKRERVVFVGGGGGASVLVPYVARKMQLSHKIAEHAEVISSIGVAAAMIHEEVEKTVNDPRPEDITELADQVKKTALERGALPESITIQSEFISERSLLRVTAMGNVSLDIGTANAPEIGDSEAHVLACELFGVSEGVQRIFDMQNYHIFACEMSKKKLFLKSKKQPVLVLDKYGRVRLSVDNAAIFNGAPDDVADRVDEILHEHRDSGRGLAPQVHILDGVKLMDFSSLTAPEHVAKAVRDELKKAAAKDVAAIVRLQ